A window of the Lactuca sativa cultivar Salinas chromosome 5, Lsat_Salinas_v11, whole genome shotgun sequence genome harbors these coding sequences:
- the LOC111887011 gene encoding uncharacterized protein LOC111887011 — translation MGKKTKRDEKQYWLLKTEPGEWSWDDQASNGGLSKWDGVKNHQALKNLKSARLHDLCFFYHSGTKSRRIVGVVTVVREWYEDDDAGCGAVDVKAVGEMRNPVDLKEMKGELKNSKEFGLFRQPRLSVVPVPVDVWEKICELGNGYEGDGVIVSDHDEVDEQV, via the coding sequence ATGgggaagaagacgaaaagagatGAAAAACAGTACTGGCTGCTAAAAACCGAGCCTGGGGAATGGTCATGGGACGACCAAGCATCCAACGGAGGTCTCTCCAAATGGGACGGCGTCAAGAACCACCAAGCTCTCAAAAATCTCAAATCCGCACGGCTCCACGATCTCTGCTTCTTCTACCACTCCGGCACAAAATCCCGCCGTATAGTAGGGGTTGTCACCGTTGTCCGTGAATGGTACGAAGACGACGACGCTGGTTGTGGCGCCGTAGACGTGAAGGCGGTGGGGGAGATGAGGAACCCGGTGGATCTGAAGGAGATGAAGGGAGAACTGAAGAACAGTAAAGAGTTTGGGTTGTTTAGGCAGCCTAGATTATCCGTCGTTCCTGTGCCGGTGGATGTTTGGGAGAAGATTTGCGAATTGGGTAATGGGTATGAAGGTGACGGTGTTATTGTATCTGATCATGACGAAGTTGATGAACAAGTTTAG